A single Cottoperca gobio chromosome 5, fCotGob3.1, whole genome shotgun sequence DNA region contains:
- the LOC115007851 gene encoding bactericidal permeability-increasing protein-like, with protein MFVGCWLALVALIPMTLGTNPGVKVKLTSKGIEYGRQLGMALIQKKLKAIKIPDFSGKQKVKPIGSVRYSLTNLKIVDVGLPQSAVVLVPGTGVRLSIGNAFLRLHGNWRVKYLRIIKDSGSFDLNVKDLTITTSIDIKSDETGRPTVNSVNCVAIVGSVSIKFHGGASWLYNLFTKFIDKALRKTLQNQICPLVANAVSDLNSQLKTLNVVAEVDQYAEIEYSMMSSPTVSNSSIDFSLKGEFYNKGKHQEPPFSAAAFSLPPQINNMLYIGLSAFTANSAAFVYNTAGALSLYITDDMIPQGSPIRLNTRTFGTFIPQIAKRFPGLMMKLLVKTVKNPVVTFEPDNVTVQATATVTAYAIQPNTTLSPLFVLNLDSSVSAKVLVSGLRVTGAISLNKMALTLGTSYVGDFQVGSLDSFFQIVFKGVVIPQLNVQLAKGYPLPTLGKMTLVNTQLHVLKDYMLIGTDLQFTA; from the exons ATGTTTGTGGGCTGTTGGCTGGCTCTGGTGGCTTTAATCCCCATGACCTTGGGCACCAACCCTGGGGTAAAGGTCAAGCTAACGTCAAAAGGCATTGAATATG GCAGACAACTGGGGATGGCTTTGATCCAAAAGAAACTCAAAGCCATCAAAATCCCAGATTTTTCAGGGAAACAGAAGGTGAAACCCATCGGCAGTGTCCGGTACAGCCTGACAAA TTTGAAAATTGTTGATGTGGGCTTGCCACAGTCTGCGGTGGTTCTGGTGCCAGGGACTGGTGTCAGACTGTCTATAGGCAACGCCTTCCTCCGTCTGCATGGAAACTGGAGGGTCAAGTACCTCCGAATAAT AAAGGACAGTGGCTCCTTTGATTTGAATGTCAAAGATCTCACAATCACTACAAGTATTGACATCAAGAGTGACGAGACAGGCCGACCTACGGTCAACAGTGTGAACTGTGTGGCTATTGTCGGCAGTGTGAGCATCAAATTCCACGGTGGAGCCAG CTGGCTGTACAATCTCTTCACAAAGTTCATTGATAAGGCTTTACGAAAAACACTGCAGAATCAG ATCTGCCCTCTGGTGGCCAATGCAGTGTCTGATCTGAACTCTCAGTTGAAAACCCTCAACG TTGTAGCCGAGGTGGACCAGTATGCAGAGATTGAATATTCCATGATGTCATCGCCCACAGTGTCAAACTCCTCGATAGATTTTAGCTTGAAG GGTGAATTTTACAACAAAGGGAAGCATCAGGAGCCTCCGTTCTCCGCAGCAGCCTTTTCCCTGCCGCCCCAGATCAACAACATGTTGTACATCGGCCTGTCTGCCTTTACCGCCAACTCTGCAGCCTTCGTCTACAACACAGCTGGAGCCCTCAGCCTGTACATCACAGACGACATG ATCCCACAAGGCTCTCCCATCCGACTCAACACCAGAACGTTTGGAACGTTCATCCCGCAG ATTGCCAAGCGTTTCCCGGGTCTGATGATGAAACTGTTGGTAAAGACGGTGAAAAATCCCGTCGTCACTTTTGAACCCGACAACGTGACAGTTCAGGCCACTGCTACAGTGACGGCCTACGCTATCCAACCCAACACCACACTTTCCCCTCTCTTTGTCCTAAACTTG GACAGCAGTGTTAGCGCCAAAGTGTTAGTCAGTGGATTGAGGGTGACTGGAGCCATCTCCCTAAACAA AATGGCTCTGACCCTGGGGACAAGTTATGTGGGAGACTTTCAG GTCGGATCCCTCGACAGCTTCTTCCAAATTGTCTTCAAAGGGGTTGTGATACCTCAACTGAACG TTCAACTTGCAAAGGGATACCCACTTCCTACACTTGGAAAGATGACGCTCGTGAACACTCAGCTGCACGTCCTGAAG GACTACATGCTGATTGGGACTGATCTTCAGTTTACGGCTTGA